The stretch of DNA GTAGTAATCGTTTTGTGCATTAACAGATTACCGCGCTCTTGAAGATCTTTTGGGGTGATCCACGCGAGAAGCTATGTGAAGCAGTTAATAATATCCCCTTGACCTGTCTTGTTATTGGTAACAGGGGACTTGGCCCTCTTAAGAGGTTGGTTCATTCCGttcatttatttacttattctatttcattttgaaaatgtttttaattcgtaaattgaacaTCCACTTGCTTAATTAAATAGCTAATCGATCACTTGGTGTTACGTTGGTGTGACAGGGTGATCTTAGGGAGTGTGAGCAACCATGTGGTGAACACCGCTACATGCCCGGTCACTGTCGTTCATTAAGCAACTTTTCCGACTCATCTTTAGAAGAGGATCGATGGCCATATATACTAGATAGAAGCACATTTTTACTTAAAACTCGTTTTGTAATCCAAATACGTTGTATTCTTATACACCGGTATTTGTCAAAGTCCCGAACTTGACTTTCCGACTTGTTCTTGTTCAAGAACAAGTAAGTAAAATAAATTGAGAAGTATAATTTATTCGCGTTATGTTAGATGAAAGTGAGTTATTAGATTTCTTTAAAGTCGAGCcgtttatcatcctaatttgactgATAAGGTAGCTACCACGAAGCActaacaatcctaatttaattaattagataaataaaaatcgacagaccctaattttatctttaaaaaataaataattttttttgattaattaaaaactcaacaaataatattaataatttataacaagtaaattaatttattatttgataagtTAGAATCCATCTTATAAGTTTcaagtcatttgagcaattaaattatgTTTGAGGGGaaaatattgatttaagagttcacttggttcagttttaggtgaaaagggtacaaaatagaacgttatgaaaaagtgtatgtgaaaaagtaaagttcgtatatgaaaaaataattaggtattaataatagtaatattaaaattaacaatgttattaataatattattattaattaatattcatattcatattaataataataataataatagtagtattaattatattaatatgaatattattgattttaataaccataatattcataataataacaataatgaggatgattaattaataataaattaataatgatgacaataataataaattaataatgatgacaataataataataataataaataataataataataataataataataataataataataataataataataataataataaaaacatttAAGTTTAAGATTCGCAAGATTGAAATTGGTTGAATTTAGTGGAGTTTGAAAATTTGAACTGAATGGAGCCGAGTTAATTGAGCTGATCGAATCAATAGAACGAAATTTATCGAATTGCACTTGAATAGAAAATTGAACTGAATCGAAACTAAATCAATCAATAGAGATAAGTTGAAATGAAATGaactgaaaataagccagaaagaacaagaCCTTTGTCTCGCATCGGAAGAAGTAAAAGAAGAGTGCTAACTTTATGAGTTAGTAGCTTATATTCTTCTATCATCGTCAATCGTCAATCGATTTTATGCTTATGATCGATTGTATTTATGATAATATGATCTTATTCAACTCATGGCTGAACTAATAAAATGAGACAATACAAAGTTGAATAAAGTATCAATAACGGCCATACAACATTATTATTCATAGTAGGAAAAACATACGAGTCACATACAACACAACGAGAATACATTATTATAGGCTGCTATTCCCTCCGTTCCATTCATTTGTTCAttcctttttatttttttgagtGATATTTTTATTAgaagcaaataaataaataactagAACGGAGGGAATACTTAACAAGTCATGACCACACACACGAAAGTTAAAACATAAGACAATCTGGCCGGATACATAACTATAAATATTGTTATGAGGTAAGTTTAAAGTCAGCAATAAGGGAAGCACTGGTGGGTGCAGCGGTATAGTCCTGGATGGTAGCGTCCACGCTGGTCTTTGTACTCGGGTCGGAGTCGGAATAGTCAGTTGGAGCGATATCTAATTTGGACAGTATTTGATCCCATGTTATTGCATCCATCACTTTTTTAGATCCACATTCAGCATATACCTGTAACAACCCAACATCTTAGTTATCACTATCCACTGGAACCGCAATTCTGGTTGAAGCCCAATAATTAGTTCTTTTACATTGTTGTAGCTTAAGGAAACTCCTTATATGTTACCATTATTATTGCTCTTTTTTTCCTTCTTGCTCTCCTAAGTCAACTTGATTTAGAATCTATTTGTATCAAGCAATTGGGGAGCTAGAACATATATTTTTCGAAAATTCAAATTTCAGAGGGTGGGTTCGTCTGGAATTAAAATGTAAGATATtccataaaataaataagtgttacattaatatttaattaagttattttatggaaattaaattGGTCCATTGTATGGTCGAATTTAGCTACGATTCCGTTTCCACTATTATCTCCCATAATTTATCATTCACAATGTAGGAAACTGTTCAGTTGATTCTTTGATGGCAAGAGTATATAAGGGGAACATATTTATTCTGATTAAATTCAAGAAAATACAACATCTAAATTGTGAGTCTGGAGGTTTAGAAGCCAAGTCGAATTGGGACATAAGAAATTGGATTATTCATTAGGACGGATTAATATTTTCAAGCAATGACTGGAGGTAAGTAATTGATCTCTTTTATCGCTTCTGCTTTCAGTTTATACATGTTCATCATGTTAATTTGGATTATAAAACTTACATAAAACGATGTAACTAGTTAACGATAACACTCTATGATAAAAAAATTTACTGTAAGTTTATATTGTTAAAAGGTACTCATAACAATTTTAGCTATAAATTTCATCGTCAGTTTTTAGTAAAAATGGTGACTTTTTTCTCATTTTAAGCAAACCAATGGTAtatttttatactccctcctattcactatattcttcccctttattTTTTACCCAAGAAATAAGgaagtgaatttggaccacacaaaatacactaccccacatgccattgaatttggaccacacaaatcaacccaaaaaaggaaattaGGAAGAAAATCTGAAtaaccgaataaggaaatagggaagaaaaccctgaataggagggagtatgtgaTATTGTGATACAATGATAATGATATtataaattcttgtttaagacagaGTAAACAAAGGTAATTTAAAAACCTATCAAGTAAAAGGGTAATTTAGTCAGACTTGTGCAGCATATAATGAGTAAGAATTTAAGATATCATACCCGATTAGGAGGGCAATCAGGTGGAGTGTCGTTAGACGGTGCGTTCCATGCAACGATCCAAGCACATAAAGCACCAAGCGCGTTGTACCCACTGTATTGTACCGCAGCAACTGACCCAAAATTACCACCTCTCACATGTGTAAATTGGGCCGTCCTATTTCGCGCAATAGTAGACGGAAATGAGCCGGTGGCCGGATGTCCTGCCCAATTCATAAACCTGTCGAGCGACATCTGTGATTGTGTTAGGTTATTTATGGTGGCCATTGTTCCGTTTT from Silene latifolia isolate original U9 population chromosome 10, ASM4854445v1, whole genome shotgun sequence encodes:
- the LOC141606361 gene encoding jasmonate-induced protein homolog, producing the protein MASMQVHQAVAKKEYNPKQFQNGTMATINNLTQSQMSLDRFMNWAGHPATGSFPSTIARNRTAQFTHVRGGNFGSVAAVQYSGYNALGALCAWIVAWNAPSNDTPPDCPPNRVYAECGSKKVMDAITWDQILSKLDIAPTDYSDSDPSTKTSVDATIQDYTAAPTSASLIADFKLTS